The Streptomyces nigra genome includes the window GGCGCAGAGCGCCGTCCCCGCCCGCTACCTCGGCACCTGGGAGGGGAAGGCCACGGCTGTGGGCGGCACCCTGCCCGCCGGCACCTTCCGGCTCACCGTCCACAACGCCGAGGTCGGCGGGGAACTGGGCCGGCTGCGCCAGACCGATCTGCTCGGCGGCGTCTGCGACGACGTCCTCACCCTGAAGGAGGTGACGGCGAAACAGCTCGTCGTCACCTCCGTGGGCGCGAAGGGCAACCACGCCGGCTGCAACCCCGAGCCGCACACCGTCCGCATCACCCCGGAGGGCGACGACCTGGTGTACCGCTCGGAGAGCTCGGCGGAGGGCGAGCCCGAGGCCCGGCTGTCGAAGACCGGCGGGGGGAGCGGCTGATGGAGGTGAGCACCCCGCTCGTCGTCGCGGTGGCCGCCCTGTGGGGAGCGCTCGCGGGGGCCCTGCTGCCCCGCGCCGCGTACCGGTTCGCCGCACCCGACGAGGAGCCGTGGCGGGCGCACTGCCCCGGCGGGCACCCGGTCGCGGGATGGCTCGGCCCGGCCGGCTGTCGCACGTGCGGGCCCCGTGCCCCGTACGGTCCGGGCGCCACCGCGCCCGTCCTCGTCACCGCCGTCGTCTGCGCCGCCCTCGCCGCCGCCACCGGCACCCGGCCCGAGCTCGGCGCCTGGCTGCTGCTGGCACCCTGCGGAGTGCTGCTCACCCTCGTCGACCTGAGGGTGCGCCGGCTCCCCGACCCGCTGACCCTCTCCCTCGCGGGCGGCGCGCTCGCCCTGCTGGGCCTGGTCGCCGCGGTCCCCGAGCACGCCGGGCACTGGCCGACCGCCGTGGCCGCGTCCCTCGCGCTCGGCGCCTTCTACTACGGCCTGCATCTGCTCAACCCCGACGGCATGGGCTTCGGCGACGTGAAACTGGCGCTCGGCGCCGGCGCGGTCCTCGGCTGGTACGGCTGGCCGACGGTCATGCTCGGCACCTTCGCCGGGTTCCTGTCCGGAGCGCTGTACGGCTGGGGCCTGGTCGCCCTGCGCCGGGCCGACCGCACCTCGGCGATCCCCTTCGGCCCGTTCCTCCTCGGCGGGGCGCTGACAGGGGTGCTGATCGGGGCGTACGCGGCCTGACGTCGGCCGTGTCAGGCCCCTGGCGTACGCTGGTCCGGTCTGCCCGCCCGTCTCCCACCACCACCCTTATACAGAGCGCTGCGCGCAAGCCTCCTGACTCCTTGACGAAAGGGACGCCCCCGGTGACCGAGAAGGCCGACCTTCAGTCCGTCCTCGACCGTGCCGCAGCGGGCGGGCGGATCACCCCGGAAGAGGCGCTCGACCTCTACCGCGATGCCCCGCTCCACGCGCTCGGCTCCGCCGCCGACGCCGTACGCCGCCGCCGCTACGCGGGCACCGAGCACATCGCGACGTACATCATCGAGCGGAACATCAACTACACGAACGTCTGCGTGACGGCGTGCAAGTTCTGCGCCTTCTACGCTCCGCCGAAGGACACGGCCAAGGGCTGGACCCGCGACCTCGACGACATCCTGCGCCGCTGCGCGGAGACCGTCGAACTCGGCGGCACCCAGATCATGTTCCAGGGCGGCCATCACCCGGACTACGGCGTCGAGTACTACGAGAAGCACTTCGCGGCCATCAAGAAGGAGTTCCCGCAGCTCGTCATCCACAGCCTGGGGGCGAGCGAGGTCGAGCACATGGCCCGGATCTCCAAGGTCGGCGTCGAGGAGGCCATCCAGCGCATCCACGCCGCCGGCCTCGACTCCTTCGCGGGCGCCGGCGCCGAGCTGCTGCCCGAGCGCCCCCGCAAGGCCATCGCCCCGCTGAAGGAGTCCGGCGAGCGCTGGCTGGAGATCATGGAGACCGCCCACAACCTGGGCGTGGAGTCCACCTCCACCATGCTGATGGGCACCGGCGAGACCAACGCCGAGCGGATCGAGCACCTGCGGATGATCCGTGACGTGCAGGACCGCACGGGCGGCTTCCGCGCGTTCATCCCGTACCTGTACCAGCCGATGAACAACCACCTGAAGGGCCGGACGCAGGCCACGATCTTCGAGTACCTGCGGATGATCGCGATCTCCCGGCTCTTCATGGACAACATCGCCCACATCCAGGGCTCCTGGCTGACCACCGGCCAGGACGCGGGCCAGCTGACGCTGCACTACGGCGCCGACGACCTCGGCTCGGTCATGCTGGAGGAGAACGTCGTCTCGGCGGCCGGTGCCAGGCACCGCTCCAACCTCCAGGAGATGATCGACATGATCCGTTCCGCGGGGCGGGTCCCGGCCCAGCGCTCGACGACGTACGAGCACCTCGTCGTGCACGACGACCCGGCGAACGACCCCGTCGACAGCCGTGTCATGTCCCACATCTCCTCGACGGCCATCGAGGGCGGCACGGCCCACCCCGAGCTGAAGATCCTCGCCTCCAACTGACGTCCCGTGCTGACCCTTCACGTCGCCGACGCCACGCCCGAGAGCGCCGTCCTGGTCGACGGCGCGCACCTCGCCGCCGTCGGCCCGTACGACGAACTGGCCGCCGCCCACCCGGACGCCCGGCTGCGGAAGTGGCCCGGCATCCTGACACCCGGACTGCTCAACCCGTACGGCCCCGAACTGCTGGAGCAGGCGTACCACCCCGACCCGCGCGAGGCGGACCGGCTCGGCACCGAGCCGATCTTCGGCGAGCGCGCACGGGACCTCCTCGGCGGAGGACCGTCCGTGCGGGGAGCCAGCGCACGCCGAGGGGTCCAGCGCCTGCTGGCGCACGGCACGGTCGCGGTCGCCGGTGAACTGCGCGGCCGGGAGGCCCTGGACGCGGTCCGCAGGGCCGGGCTCGCCCTGGCGGGACGCCCTGCCGTACTGCCCGGCCCTCCGGCGCTCTCCCCGGTGCCGCTCGTCCTGCTGCCGGGCCTCGCTTCCGGGCAGCCCGCGCGGTTCGCGGTGTTCGACGTGCCCGACCGCGCGGCCCTCGTCCGGGAGGGCGCGTCCACCTGCGTGGCCACCGTCGTGGCCGGCCGCCTGGTGCACCGCCGGCGCTGACCGCCCTGCCGACCGGGAAGCCGCTGGGGGCGGGCCGGGGAGCGGCTGCAAGAATGGGCCCGTGACGCGCGCATCCCTGGACAAGCAGCCGCATGAAGTCGCCTCGATGTTCGACGGCGTCGCGGAACGGTACGACCTGACCAACGACGTGCTCTCCCTCGGGCAGGACCGGCGCTGGCGCAAGGAGGTCGCGAAGGCGGTCGACGCGCGCCCCGCGCAGAAGGTCCTGGACCTGGCGGCCGGCACCGGCACGTCGTCCCTGCCCTTCGCCCGCACCGGCGCCTACGTCGTGCCCTGCGACTTCTCCCAGGGCATGCTCCGGGTCGGCAAGCGGAACAACACCTGGCTGCCGTACACGGCGGGCGACGCGACCCGACTGCCGTTCCGGGACGACACGTTCGACGCCGTGACGATCTCC containing:
- a CDS encoding prepilin peptidase — its product is MEVSTPLVVAVAALWGALAGALLPRAAYRFAAPDEEPWRAHCPGGHPVAGWLGPAGCRTCGPRAPYGPGATAPVLVTAVVCAALAAATGTRPELGAWLLLAPCGVLLTLVDLRVRRLPDPLTLSLAGGALALLGLVAAVPEHAGHWPTAVAASLALGAFYYGLHLLNPDGMGFGDVKLALGAGAVLGWYGWPTVMLGTFAGFLSGALYGWGLVALRRADRTSAIPFGPFLLGGALTGVLIGAYAA
- the mqnC gene encoding cyclic dehypoxanthinyl futalosine synthase; the protein is MTEKADLQSVLDRAAAGGRITPEEALDLYRDAPLHALGSAADAVRRRRYAGTEHIATYIIERNINYTNVCVTACKFCAFYAPPKDTAKGWTRDLDDILRRCAETVELGGTQIMFQGGHHPDYGVEYYEKHFAAIKKEFPQLVIHSLGASEVEHMARISKVGVEEAIQRIHAAGLDSFAGAGAELLPERPRKAIAPLKESGERWLEIMETAHNLGVESTSTMLMGTGETNAERIEHLRMIRDVQDRTGGFRAFIPYLYQPMNNHLKGRTQATIFEYLRMIAISRLFMDNIAHIQGSWLTTGQDAGQLTLHYGADDLGSVMLEENVVSAAGARHRSNLQEMIDMIRSAGRVPAQRSTTYEHLVVHDDPANDPVDSRVMSHISSTAIEGGTAHPELKILASN
- a CDS encoding imidazolonepropionase-like domain-containing protein, producing the protein MLTLHVADATPESAVLVDGAHLAAVGPYDELAAAHPDARLRKWPGILTPGLLNPYGPELLEQAYHPDPREADRLGTEPIFGERARDLLGGGPSVRGASARRGVQRLLAHGTVAVAGELRGREALDAVRRAGLALAGRPAVLPGPPALSPVPLVLLPGLASGQPARFAVFDVPDRAALVREGASTCVATVVAGRLVHRRR
- a CDS encoding demethylmenaquinone methyltransferase, which gives rise to MTRASLDKQPHEVASMFDGVAERYDLTNDVLSLGQDRRWRKEVAKAVDARPAQKVLDLAAGTGTSSLPFARTGAYVVPCDFSQGMLRVGKRNNTWLPYTAGDATRLPFRDDTFDAVTISFGLRNVQDFDTALREMYRVTRPGGRVVICEFSHPTWAPFRTVYTEYLMRALPPVARAVSSNPDAYVYLAESIRAWPDQPALAERLREAGWSKVAWRNLTGGVVTLHRGFKQS